DNA sequence from the Rhodohalobacter barkolensis genome:
ATCACAAAAAAATGACGTCTACAGATATGTCCGGAATCAAAAAGAGCACCATCGAAAAATGACGTTTAGGGAGGAGTACGAGAAGCTTCTCAAATCATTCAATGTTCAATATGATGATAAATTCATTTTTACCGGATTGGATTGAATACGTGAATCCTGTGCACCATACCTACGGCATTCTAACTGGATGTTGTATTCCATATACCACAGGTTGAAAACCTGTGGCTAGGATATAGGACATGGCTACGCCATTTGGTTAATTAGGCACTTACTTGGATTGAAGTGCCATTCTTTCAAATGCATTTTCATTTTGAAGTAAAGGATGGATTTGGATTATGTACTGCATTAAAGTGTCGTTAGACACGCCAGCACATCTTAGCCCCACAATTCATTGTGGGGTGTTCAATAGTCCTCCGAATTATTTAGTGCCGTAGGCACGGACCACAGGATAATGGTTAATCAAATAATCCGTAAAAAGGTATCTCTGTGCATCATGCCTACGGCATTCTAACTGGATCTCGCAATCCACATACCACAGGTTAAAACCTGTGGCTAGGATGTGGGTCATGGCTACGCCATTTGGTTTGGGCATTATCCCAGTCATGACAGGTTTCTAAAACCCGTCAGGTCTAAACCTGTTTACCGAGATTTACATTCATAAATGCACAATATCGCGTAAGGTTTTTATGATTAGTTTGATAATCTATTTACCGAATAGGTCTAAATTGTTGCAAACCAATGTTTAACATGTTATAATAACGGCGTTATAAATTTCATCTATACGTTTGATAAGTAAATAAACTTTGTTAAAATCGTTAAGGTTGTTGGGAAGGCTCTAATTTAAAGATGGAATTCTATTGATTATGGGAAAATAGAACCTAAGTTACTGTATAAATTAACTGTAACTCCCTCCCTAAAACCCTGTCAATCAAAACCAAAACAAAACACGAGGTACAGGTATGCTTAAAAAGCTACTATTAAGTTCTCTGATGGTACTCGTTTCTGTCTCTTTTGCCTTTGCGCAGTCGAGCACAGTTACAGGTACGATTACTGACGCAAATACCGATGAACCGATTCCACAAGTGAACGTCTTCATCGTTGAATTGCAAACAGGTGATGCTACTGACATGGATGGTCAGTACAGCATTGCTAATGTTGAACACGGTACATATAACGTTCGTATCAGTTCTGTAGGTTACACTACGCTGGAACGGGAAATTACCGTTGATGCAAATAACACTACTTTTGATTTCCAAATGAACCCGGATGTTCGTCTGCTTGACGACGTTGTGGTTACAGCTTTCGGTGTTAGCCGCGAGCAGCGTTCTTTGGGTTATTCTGTTCAGGACGTCAACGCAGAAAAGCTTGCGCGTGTTCAACAGGATAACATTGTTGGTGCGCTTGCCGGTAAAGTTGCAGGTGTTCAGGTTGTAGGAAGTACAAGCTTTGGCGGTTCTGAAAGAATCCGTATTCGTGGTGCGAACGGACTTTCTGATGGCCAGCCACTCTTTGTAGTGGATGGTACACCTATTGCCAACCAGTCTTTTGTGACAAACCAAGGTGGTTCAACAACAGGTCGTGATTTGGGTAACCTTGCATCTGACCTAAACCTTCAAAATGTAGAAAGTGTATCAGTTCTGAAGGGTGCTGCCGCCGCGGCTCTTTATGGTAACCGTGCTGCCGATGGTGTAATCTTGATTACAACCAAAAATGCATCCATGGGTGAAAATATACCGCTTCAGGTTGAGTTTAATCACAATACCACATTTGAAGATGTGTATATCCTACCGGAATATCAGAATGAATATGCCGGCGGGTACACTCAAAACTTTATTCAGTATACCGACCCGCGTGACGGACAGACCTACAACGGGTTGAACTACGCTGCGGATGAGAGCTGGGGACCAAAAATGGATGGTACGATGTACCGGCCGTGGTGGTCTTGGTTTGACCACGACTTTACCGGTGACGGACAGAACGACTACGGAACTGAGGTTCCCTTGGTACCACAAGAAAACAACGTCCGTGATTTTTTTGAGACAGGTTTGAGAATGTCGAACAGCCTTTCTATTACAGGCGGTTCATCAAACGCATCTTTCCGTGCAGGTTTGACCAATACGTCTAACAGCGGTATTGTTCCTAATTCACAGCTCGATAGAACGTCATTGAGTTTTAACGGTGCGTTAAGCCACTCAGATAAGTTCACATCCAGAATTGCGTTTAACTACGTTAATACAGCAACGGAAGGACGTCCTGCAACCGGGTATTCCGCCGTTCAGGGTAACTCTGTTCAGTCATTTAACCAGTGGTTTCAGCGACAGTTGGATATGGATAAACTACGTCAGTACCGTACAGATGACGGAACACTGATGTCCTGGAACATCCGTTCCAATACGGATACTCGTCCGCTCTATTGGGATAGTCCGTTTTTCAGCATTAATGAAAACAAACAGAATGATGATCGGGATCGTATCTATGGTAACTACCAGTTGTCATACAACGTGAACGAGAATATTGAACTGCAAGGTAAACTTCACTTGGATACCTATAGCTTTAACGTGGAAGACCGAATTGCCACAGGTGGACTGGAGCAGGACTGGTTCTACACCGCACAGCGTTCACGTCGTGAAGTGAACTATGAAGCCGGTCTTCGATATCAGGAAGATTTCCAGGATGTTTCAGTTAGCGGTTATTTTGGCGGAAATATTCTTACCCAAAACTACAGTTCATTGCAACAGCAAACACAAGGTGGCCTTTCTGTGCCAAACTTCTTTAACATTGATGCTTCTATTGATCGTCCTGGGGTTTCTAACTACAATGAACAGAAAGAGGTAAGAAGTTTATTCGGAACCACAACAATCGGTTACCAGGATCTAGTTTACTTAGATCTAACCGGACGAAATGACTGGTCTTCTGCACTGCCTGCAGACAACAACTCATTCTTCTACTATGGTGTATCCGGTAGTTTGGTATTTACTGAGTTCGACATGTTTGCAAATCAGGACATATTAAGCTTCGGTAAGCTTCGTGCATCGATTGCACAGGTAGGAAATGACCTGGATCCTTTCCGTGTGTTCCAAACGTTTAATAGTGGAACTCCATTCGGTAGTTTGCCTACTCAGTCGGTTCCTAATACTCTTTTCAATCCGGACCTTGAACCAGCCATCTCATCTGATTATGAGTTTGGTATTGATTTGAGATTCCTGGATGGTCGTCTGAGAACAGATGTGAATTACTACAACTCAGTACGTGAAAATGAGATCTTAGAACTGGATGTTTCAGGCGCCAGTGGTTATGAATCAACTTTAGTGAATGCCGGTAAATTTACAACAACAGGTTGGGAAATAGCTTTAGGTGCTACCCCTGTGCAAACTTCTGATTGGAGTGTAGAGGTTGACGTAAACTGGTCAACAAGCAAATCTGTTGTAGATGAGTTGACAGAAGGTATTGAGCGTCGTTTACTTGAAAACGCATCATTTGGTATTCAACTCTTTGCGGTTGAAGGAGAAGAGTGGGGTGAGGCAATAACAACAGGTGCCTATGGTGGTTATTTACTGGATGATGAAGGTCGTAGAATTGTAAATTCCAATGGTACTTATGCATTAGAGTATAACAAGCCATTAGGAAATATCTTACCTGACTGGAATGGTGGTTTCAATTTGGGTGTCAATTACAAAGATTTCTCAATTGGAGCTTTTATTGACTTCCAGAAGGGCGGTAAATTCTACTCCATTT
Encoded proteins:
- a CDS encoding SusC/RagA family TonB-linked outer membrane protein translates to MLKKLLLSSLMVLVSVSFAFAQSSTVTGTITDANTDEPIPQVNVFIVELQTGDATDMDGQYSIANVEHGTYNVRISSVGYTTLEREITVDANNTTFDFQMNPDVRLLDDVVVTAFGVSREQRSLGYSVQDVNAEKLARVQQDNIVGALAGKVAGVQVVGSTSFGGSERIRIRGANGLSDGQPLFVVDGTPIANQSFVTNQGGSTTGRDLGNLASDLNLQNVESVSVLKGAAAAALYGNRAADGVILITTKNASMGENIPLQVEFNHNTTFEDVYILPEYQNEYAGGYTQNFIQYTDPRDGQTYNGLNYAADESWGPKMDGTMYRPWWSWFDHDFTGDGQNDYGTEVPLVPQENNVRDFFETGLRMSNSLSITGGSSNASFRAGLTNTSNSGIVPNSQLDRTSLSFNGALSHSDKFTSRIAFNYVNTATEGRPATGYSAVQGNSVQSFNQWFQRQLDMDKLRQYRTDDGTLMSWNIRSNTDTRPLYWDSPFFSINENKQNDDRDRIYGNYQLSYNVNENIELQGKLHLDTYSFNVEDRIATGGLEQDWFYTAQRSRREVNYEAGLRYQEDFQDVSVSGYFGGNILTQNYSSLQQQTQGGLSVPNFFNIDASIDRPGVSNYNEQKEVRSLFGTTTIGYQDLVYLDLTGRNDWSSALPADNNSFFYYGVSGSLVFTEFDMFANQDILSFGKLRASIAQVGNDLDPFRVFQTFNSGTPFGSLPTQSVPNTLFNPDLEPAISSDYEFGIDLRFLDGRLRTDVNYYNSVRENEILELDVSGASGYESTLVNAGKFTTTGWEIALGATPVQTSDWSVEVDVNWSTSKSVVDELTEGIERRLLENASFGIQLFAVEGEEWGEAITTGAYGGYLLDDEGRRIVNSNGTYALEYNKPLGNILPDWNGGFNLGVNYKDFSIGAFIDFQKGGKFYSISRMFGTYSGLTANTVGNNALGNPMRDPLVDSNGNTTYINGDGDEVAYTSLPLDQTSANTGGVLIEGVDTDGNEVAYLRNAANWGIDQFYNKEAWLEDASYIKLRELRFTYNLPVSLLDRTPISRAAVSLDLRNPLLIYSSTSGVDPTAIQNNANGFGFWEGGGLPGTRSIGFNVNLNF